The following coding sequences lie in one Cydia fagiglandana chromosome 27, ilCydFagi1.1, whole genome shotgun sequence genomic window:
- the LOC134677842 gene encoding gamma-secretase subunit pen-2, whose protein sequence is MDITRLPNDKKLQLCRWYFKVGCVFLPFVWAVNAVWFFKEAFTKPPFDEQKQIKRYVVMSGLGALAWAVGLISWALIFQARRVAWGTTGEALSFVLPLGRA, encoded by the exons ATGGATATAACAAGATTACCTAACGACAAGAAATTACAATTATGCAGGTGGTACTTCAAAG TCGGTTGCGTGTTCTTACCGTTCGTGTGGGCGGTGAACGCGGTCTGGTTCTTCAAGGAAGCCTTCACGAAGCCGCCGTTTGATGAGCAGAAGCAAATCAAGAGGT ATGTGGTTATGAGCGGCCTGGGAGCCCTGGCGTGGGCGGTGGGGCTGATCTCGTGGGCGCTCATCTTCCAGGCGCGCCGGGTGGCGTGGGGCACCACGGGGGAGGCGCTGTCTTTCGTGCTGCCACTGGGCAGGGCTTAG